A portion of the Toxotes jaculatrix isolate fToxJac2 chromosome 16, fToxJac2.pri, whole genome shotgun sequence genome contains these proteins:
- the LOC121195304 gene encoding amyloid-beta A4 precursor protein-binding family A member 1-like codes for MSHKYPGETTGGADEEHKVPPRNRQPNGTTRGEPPVRRSWRPCQMLNQDGELNPHHHHHHHHHHPPHHHHHPPTGRGPPRHRRRPPSGQGQSQAQSPGVVPAVASSSPDGGENRDAEPPVQPVQQHRPAVTRYRRHGDPNPRLRGHRQRQPIREMQDLSHGVDERESPPEAQVQQRSSDNPVTDQLQDKGSPYQTPVAVVTPTHLSPGPATHNVQPHPQHTPPAEAEEDLQDHNVECEEESEEVKEKEEEQEQAEADGDRHSTTGQSSCSRDDAQTVDGGAEECAERVEEDQEEVMDDVVEDIAAQGSEITDPCSDTESAASLSMDGPLHSPPPLQSPTPPSSPDVPPFPQLDHFSEDTSMSPIPDNDLPEDDDDDEEDCSESCSLSHSTSCSESYPKTYADFYTESHQKSYPEPVYESYSEPKSHPNSFPEPLKTSYPELHREPCRQPNRRTEPNEAQHEPHRQPFTSQREENVQKVAPASPTKGSHHAPRQARHRSSHHSPLDRSVGCRLHHYDGQSDGEGNSGNQSPVSKSRRQAPRRAETQDKSPSSGQSSSGEAQEEGNTVGLPLEEGSRGSGDAISLAIKDIKEAIEEVKTKTVRSPYTPDQPVEPIWVMRQEVSPTEDVYPLQTTTSHSSPHSPSQSVSESPSCYPSVPVRDPVSPRRAESSRALHAQHYHQQQPQHNHHHHHHHQSHQSQQRDAARPAQTYTPPQSYAHVPPNKHQQRQHQQQIQHQQQHQSLPPQQLRPQVQPQSPPQQPSVQEIRRSLPPFPTFVDVPGPCDPEDLIDGIIFAATYLGCTHLLSERTPTKSARMQQAQEAMSRVRAAQKQAKNRKKSPDSEAPSTAEVDLFMSTQRIKVLNADTQESLMDLPLRTISYIADIGNMVVLMARGKMIRSHSAQENLDHAAEQTTMTHDDRRLYRMICHVFESEDAQLIAQSIGQSFSVAYQEFLRANGIDPEDLSQREYSDLLNTQDMYNDDLIHFSKSENCRDVYIEKQKGEILGVVIVESGWGSILPTVIIASMMHAGPAEKSGRLNIGDQIMTINGTSLVGLPLSTCQSIIKGLKSQSRIKMNIVRCPPVTMVLIRRPDLRYQLGFSVQNGIICSLMRGGIAERGGVRVGHRIIEINSQSVVATPHEKIVQILSNAMGEIHMKTMPAAMYRLLTAQEQPVYI; via the exons ATGAGCCACAAGTATCCTGGTGAGACGACGGGGGGAGCAGACGAGGAGCACAAGGTACCCCCGAGGAACAGGCAGCCCAACGGGACGACACGTGGGGAACCTCCCGTACGACGGTCCTGGAGGCCATGTCAGATGCTCAACCAGGATGGGGAACTGAATccccatcatcaccatcatcatcatcatcatcaccctcctcatcaccaccatcacccaCCCACAGGTCGTGGACCTCCTCGACATCGCCGGCGCCCGCCGTCAGGGCAGGGTCAAAGCCAGGCTCAGAGTCCTGGAGTGGTCCCAGCAGTGGCTTCTTCCAGTCCGGATGGGGGAGAGAATCGGGACGCTGAGCCTCCTGTCCAACCTGTCCAGCAACACCGCCCTGCTGTCACCCGCTACCGTCGTCATGGCGACCCTAACCCCAGGCTCAGAGGTCACAGACAgaggcagccaatcagagagatGCAAGATTTGTCACATGGTGTGGATGAGAGGGAAAGTCCACCAGAGGCTCAGGTGCAGCAACGCTCATCAGATAATCCTGTAACAGACCAGTTGCAGGACAAGGGATCTCCTTACCAGACTCCTGTTGCTGTTGTCACCCCCACCCACCTCTCACCTGGTCCAGCAACCCATAACGTGCAGCCTCACCCCCAACACACTCCACCTGCTGAGGCAGAAGAGGACCTCCAGGACCACAATGTGGAGTGTGAAGAGGAATCAGAGGAAGttaaagagaaggaggaagaacaAGAACAGGCAGAGGCTGATGGAGACCGCCACTCAACCACAGGCCAGTCCAGCTGCAGCCGTGACGACGCGCAGACAGTCGATGGTGGAGCAGAGGAATGTgcagagagggtggaggaggatcagGAGGAAGTGATGGATGATGTAGTGGAGGACATTGCTGCTCAGGGAAGTGAAATCACTGATCCCTGTTCCGACACGGAGAGCGCCGCTTCACTCAGTATGGATGGACCTCTCCACAGCCCGCCGCCGCTCCAGTCCCCAACTCCTCCTTCGTCTCCCGATGTTCCACCTTTCCCCCAGCTGGACCACTTCAGTGAGGACACCAGTATGAGCCCCATACCTGACAATGACCTAcctgaagatgatgatgatgatgaggaggactGCTCTGAATCATGCTCACTGTCCCACTCCACTTCCTGCTCCGAATCGTATCCAAAAACCTATGCAGACTTTTATACAGAGTCCCACCAAAAGTCTTACCCGGAGCCTGTCTACGAGTCCTACTCAGAGCCAAAATCCCATCCTAACTCTTTTCCTGAGCCTCTTAAGACCTCCTACCCTGAGCTACACAGAGAACCTTGCAGGCAACCTAATCGGAGGACTGAGCCTAATGAGGCCCAGCATGAGCCCCACCGACAGCCCTTTaccagccagagagaggaaaatgtgcaaaaagtggCTCCAGCCTCCCCCACCAAGGGCTCCCATCATGCACCAAGGCAGGCCAGACACCGCAGCTCACATCACTCCCCTCTGGACCGCTCTGTTGGCTGTCGGCTGCACCATTATGATGGACAGTCTGACGGCGAGGGAAACAGCGGCAATCAGAGCCCTGTGTCCAAAAGTCGTAGGCAGGCACCCAGACGAGCGGAAACCCAGGACAAGAGCCCCTCATCTGGGCAGAGCAGCTCAGGTGAGGCCCAGGAGGAGGGGAATACGGTGGGTCTCCCACTGGAGGAAGGTTCGAGGGGCTCAGGAGACGCCATCAGCCTGGCAATTAAAGACATCAAGGAGGCGATAGAGGAGGTGAAGACTAAGACAGTACGCTCCCCCTACACACCTGACCAGCCTGTGGAGCCGATATGGGTGATGAGGCAAGAGGTCAGCCCCACAGAGGATGTATACCCGCTGCAGACCACAACTAGCCAC TCTTCTCCTCACTCCCCCTCTCAGTCAGTATCTGAGTCTCCATCCTGCTACCCCTCAGTTCCAGTTCGAGACCCGGTCAGTCCGCGGAGAGCTGAGTCATCCAGAGCTCTTCATGCCCAACATTACCACCAACAGCAGCCCCagcacaaccaccaccaccaccatcaccaccaaaGCCACCAGTCGCAGCAGAGGGACGCTGCGAGGCCGGCACAAACATACACGCCGCCGCAGTCGTATGCACATGTGCCGCCTAATAAGCATCAACAACGTCAGCACCAACAACAGattcaacatcaacaacagcatcagtcGCTTCCGCCTCAACAGCTGAGGCCACAGGTTCAGCCGCAGTCGCCTCCACAGCAGCCGTCTGTCCAGGAG ATTCGCAGATCTCTTCCCCCCTTCCCCACATTCGTGGATG TCCCGGGACCATGTGACCCAGAGGACCTCATTGACGGCATCATCTTTGCAGCGACCTACCTGGGCTGCACCCACCTGCTGTCGGAGCGGACGCCCACAAAGAGCGCCCGCATGCAGCAGGCACAGGAGGCCATGAGCAGAGTCCGG GCTGCTCAGAAACAGGCAAAGAACAGGAAAAAG AGCCCCGACAGCGAGGCTCCGTCCACTGCTGAGGTCGATCTGTTCATGTCCACACAGAGGATCAAAGTCCTCAATGCAGACACTCAG GAGTCTTTAATGGACCTGCCGCTGAGGACAATCTCCTACATAGCTGACATCGGTAACATGGTGGTGCTGATGGCCCGGGGGAAGATGATCCGGTCCCACAGCGCACAGGAAAACCTGGACCACGCAGCTGAGCAAACCACCATGACCCATGACGACAGACGGCTGTACAGGATGATCTGCCACGTCTTTGAGTCTGAAGAT gctcaGCTGATAGCTCAGTCCATTGGTCAGTCTTTCAGCGTCGCCTACCAGGAGTTCCTCAGAGCCAATGGCATTGACCCCGAGGACCTGAGCCAGAGGGAGTACAGCGACCTGCTCAACACTCAGGACATGTACAACGACGATCTCATCCACTTCTCCAAGTCAGAGAACTGCAGAGAT GTTTACATCGAGAAGCAGAAAGGAGAGATCCTGGGTGTGGTGATAGTGGAGTCGGGCTGGGGGTCTATCCTCCCCACCGTCATCATCGCCAGCATGATGCATGCTGGTCCGGCAGAAAAGTCTGGTCGACTCAACATTGGAGACCAGATCATGACCATCAACGGGACAAGTCTGGTGGGTTTACCGCTCAGCACCTGCCAGAGCATCATCAAG ggTCTAAAGTCTCAGTCCAGGATCAAGATGAACATCGTCAGGTGTCCTCCCGTCACCATGGTGCTCATTCGCAGGCCGGACCTCAGATACCAGCTGGGCTTCAGCGTCCAGAATGGCATC atcTGCAGCCTGATGAGGGGAGGCATtgctgagagaggaggggtTCGTGTTGGCCACCGCATCATCGAGATCAACAGCCAGAGCGTCGTGGCGACGCCTCACGAGAAGATCGTTCAGATCCTGTCTAATGCCATGGGAGAG ATCCACATGAAGACGATGCCTGCAGCCATGTACCGTCTGCTCACAGCACAGGAACAACCTGTCTacatctga